In one window of Candidatus Sulfuricurvum sp. RIFRC-1 DNA:
- a CDS encoding metallophosphoesterase: MSLKPLKNGAILIADAHCAPWRTPFIDFLYALESGEITTPQLILMGDILDMLYGPIPRTYEYNTEVIDLLNRLSTVIEIIYLEGNHDFLIGDLFPKTEVIRRENQPLMMIHEGKKIALSHGDSHMGFGYEVYTVLIRNPLILAGLRAIDTLGNGFIVAWLEKQMKRKNHCRKIVHFEDLIQNRLLSLKLDSVDLLIEGHFHQNRIFKVNHLDYINVGAFACNERYFTVQSSQNQPLLHEAVFRKEPR; this comes from the coding sequence ATGTCCCTTAAACCTCTCAAAAATGGGGCGATTCTCATCGCAGATGCCCATTGCGCCCCGTGGCGCACCCCTTTTATCGATTTTTTATATGCTCTTGAATCAGGTGAGATTACGACACCGCAACTGATTTTGATGGGAGATATCTTAGACATGCTTTATGGTCCGATACCTCGAACTTATGAGTACAATACAGAGGTAATCGATTTACTCAACCGTCTCTCAACTGTGATTGAAATCATTTACTTAGAGGGAAATCACGATTTTTTAATCGGTGATTTATTCCCGAAAACAGAAGTGATTCGTCGTGAAAATCAGCCCTTGATGATGATACATGAAGGTAAAAAAATCGCACTTTCTCATGGTGATAGCCATATGGGGTTTGGATATGAAGTGTATACGGTACTTATCCGTAATCCACTGATTCTTGCGGGGTTGAGAGCTATCGATACACTTGGGAACGGTTTTATCGTTGCATGGTTAGAAAAGCAGATGAAACGAAAAAATCATTGCCGTAAGATTGTCCATTTTGAAGACTTAATCCAAAATCGATTATTATCACTGAAGCTAGATTCTGTCGATCTTTTGATTGAGGGACATTTCCACCAAAATCGGATATTCAAAGTTAATCATTTAGATTATATTAACGTCGGTGCTTTTGCTTGCAATGAAAGATACTTTACTGTACAATCAAGCCAAAATCAGCCGTTATTACACGAAGCAGTTTTTCGTAAGGAGCCCCGATGA
- a CDS encoding chemotaxis protein: MKGQGDILKVGTNEMELVDFRIFKREGDEIYEGIYGVNVSKVREIIRFPKLTELPGTPPFIEGIFDLRGVVIPVVNLATWMGVEAPEEMAHESRVIITEFNNILIGFVVHEAKRIRRINWKDIEPASFISSSGGLDGSKITGVTRIEDDGVLLILDLEGVVQELGLYQPSRGKLEEGKDRFSGHVLLLDDSATARRIIKEALEQMGFDVIEATDGQQGLKILEDLYHAYGDNLSSKLRLIASDIEMPLMDGFHFAANVKSDERFKMIPIVFNSSISDHFSEMRGREAGGEAYLVKFDSNLFYDEVARVVRAHIQ; encoded by the coding sequence ATGAAGGGACAAGGTGATATTTTAAAAGTCGGCACAAATGAGATGGAATTGGTCGATTTTCGTATTTTTAAGCGTGAAGGCGATGAAATATACGAAGGGATATACGGTGTTAACGTCTCTAAAGTACGTGAAATTATCCGATTTCCGAAATTAACCGAACTACCGGGAACCCCTCCGTTTATCGAGGGAATTTTCGATTTGCGCGGTGTGGTTATTCCGGTCGTCAATCTGGCTACATGGATGGGAGTGGAAGCTCCTGAAGAGATGGCCCATGAGTCACGTGTGATTATTACCGAATTCAATAATATTCTGATCGGCTTTGTGGTCCACGAAGCTAAACGTATCCGCCGAATCAATTGGAAAGATATTGAACCGGCCTCTTTCATATCCTCCTCCGGAGGGCTGGACGGTTCTAAAATTACGGGTGTCACCCGTATTGAAGATGATGGTGTCCTTTTGATTTTAGATTTGGAAGGGGTTGTTCAAGAGCTCGGTCTCTATCAACCTTCCCGTGGAAAGCTAGAAGAGGGGAAAGATCGCTTTAGCGGTCATGTTTTACTTCTTGATGACAGTGCAACCGCACGACGTATTATTAAAGAGGCATTGGAGCAAATGGGCTTTGATGTTATCGAAGCAACGGACGGGCAGCAAGGGCTTAAAATTTTGGAAGATTTGTATCATGCATACGGTGATAACCTTTCTTCTAAACTCCGTCTTATCGCATCGGATATCGAAATGCCGTTGATGGATGGATTCCATTTTGCGGCGAATGTCAAATCCGATGAGCGTTTCAAGATGATACCGATTGTCTTTAACTCTTCCATTAGCGATCATTTCAGCGAAATGCGTGGACGTGAAGCCGGCGGAGAAGCGTATTTGGTCAAATTTGATTCGAATTTATTTTACGATGAAGTAGCGCGTGTCGTTCGTGCTCATATTCAATAG
- a CDS encoding chemotaxis protein CheW: MDEFEEILQDFLIESFELIEQLDQDLVELESRPDDLDLLNRIFRVAHTIKGASSFLNFDVLTHLTHHMENLLNMARHGDLTIDADVMDVILESIDLMKALLVRIRDRGVDSGLEVTHCVERLDAVANGTPLSAVAEAPAPAPEPEVAASPVQEDEEADYSGMSEAEVEAEIERLIAVRQAEDAAKRAHKAPPATPMAEEEEPDYSGMSEEEVEAEIERLIAVRQAEDAAKRAQKSVEPEAPKAPPAPVAVTPVAAPKVEVVAPKVAPTPRKVEPKEDGESRGGAAVEQTIRVDVKRLDHLMNLIGELVLGKNRLIKINDDVEERYEGEAFLEELNQVVSIVSLVTTDLQIAVMKTRMLPIGKVFNKFPRMIRDLSRELNKKIELEITGEETELDKSIVEEIGDPLVHIIRNSCDHGIETPDVRLASGKEEGGTIHLKAYHEGNHIVIQIIDDGKGLDADMLKSKSIEKGIITEKEADGMTEKEAFGLIFRPGFSTAAQVTSVSGRGVGMDVVKTNIEKLNGMIDIDSEVGKGTSMKLKIPLTLAIIQALLVGVQEEYYAIPLASVLETVRISKDEIYTVESRSVMRLRDEVLSLVHIGDIFEVERVFDNSEHAYVVVLGLAESKIGLIVDSLVGQEEIVIKSLGEYLKGIEGIAGATIRGDGGVTLIVDVAALMQMAKSVKSTVGQESAESKGRLGVKNKASDYTVMIVDDSKTDRTIMRKALEPMGITLVEAIDGVEALNVLKQGEYMFDAMLVDIEMPRMDGYTLAAEIKKYNKYKNLPLIAVTSRTGKADRMRGVESGMIEYITKPYSPEYLMNVVKRNIKFNEGL; this comes from the coding sequence ATGGATGAATTTGAAGAGATATTACAAGATTTTCTGATTGAGTCGTTTGAACTGATCGAACAGCTTGACCAAGACCTTGTCGAACTGGAATCACGACCCGATGATTTGGATTTACTAAATCGTATCTTTCGGGTAGCGCATACGATTAAAGGGGCGAGTTCCTTTTTAAACTTTGATGTATTGACCCATTTGACTCACCATATGGAAAATCTCCTCAATATGGCACGTCATGGAGATTTAACCATCGATGCGGATGTTATGGATGTCATCCTCGAATCGATCGATTTGATGAAAGCATTGTTGGTACGAATCCGTGATAGAGGTGTGGATAGCGGATTGGAAGTCACTCATTGTGTCGAGCGTTTGGATGCGGTCGCTAACGGTACCCCGCTCAGTGCTGTGGCCGAAGCACCGGCTCCCGCTCCAGAACCGGAAGTTGCTGCATCACCGGTACAAGAGGATGAAGAAGCCGATTACTCTGGAATGAGCGAAGCGGAAGTAGAAGCAGAGATTGAGCGGCTTATCGCTGTTCGTCAAGCCGAAGATGCAGCTAAACGAGCGCACAAAGCTCCACCGGCTACTCCGATGGCAGAAGAAGAGGAACCCGATTATTCAGGAATGAGTGAAGAGGAAGTGGAAGCAGAAATTGAGCGTCTTATCGCTGTTCGTCAAGCCGAAGATGCGGCAAAACGTGCGCAAAAAAGTGTAGAACCTGAAGCGCCGAAAGCGCCACCGGCACCTGTGGCAGTTACTCCGGTCGCAGCACCAAAAGTAGAAGTAGTTGCACCGAAAGTGGCACCGACACCTCGAAAAGTGGAGCCGAAAGAGGATGGAGAATCTCGCGGCGGCGCGGCGGTCGAGCAAACGATTCGTGTCGATGTAAAACGGTTGGATCATTTGATGAATTTGATCGGTGAACTCGTTCTTGGTAAAAACCGTCTGATTAAGATCAATGATGATGTTGAAGAACGTTACGAAGGAGAAGCCTTCCTCGAAGAGCTGAATCAAGTGGTTTCAATCGTTTCATTGGTTACCACCGATTTGCAAATCGCTGTTATGAAAACCCGTATGCTTCCGATTGGGAAAGTATTTAACAAATTCCCTCGTATGATACGTGACTTATCGCGTGAGCTGAACAAAAAAATTGAGCTAGAGATTACGGGTGAAGAGACAGAACTCGATAAATCGATCGTCGAAGAGATCGGTGATCCGCTCGTCCATATTATCCGTAACTCATGTGACCATGGGATTGAAACACCGGATGTTCGTTTGGCCTCCGGTAAAGAAGAGGGCGGAACCATCCATCTTAAAGCATACCATGAGGGGAACCATATCGTTATTCAAATCATCGATGACGGTAAAGGGCTTGATGCCGATATGCTTAAATCCAAATCGATTGAGAAAGGTATCATTACTGAAAAAGAAGCGGATGGGATGACTGAAAAAGAGGCATTTGGCCTCATTTTCCGACCGGGCTTCTCAACCGCAGCGCAAGTCACCAGCGTTTCAGGACGTGGGGTCGGCATGGATGTGGTGAAGACCAACATCGAAAAACTAAACGGTATGATCGATATCGACTCCGAAGTGGGCAAGGGTACGTCGATGAAACTCAAAATCCCGCTCACCTTGGCGATTATCCAAGCGTTGCTTGTCGGGGTTCAAGAAGAGTATTATGCGATCCCTCTTGCATCCGTTCTTGAGACGGTACGTATTAGCAAAGATGAGATTTATACCGTTGAGAGCCGCTCTGTTATGCGTCTACGTGATGAAGTTCTTTCTCTCGTTCATATCGGCGATATTTTCGAAGTTGAACGTGTCTTTGATAACAGCGAACATGCGTATGTTGTTGTCCTCGGTCTTGCAGAGAGTAAAATCGGTCTTATTGTCGATTCATTGGTTGGGCAAGAAGAGATTGTTATCAAATCTCTCGGCGAATATCTCAAAGGGATCGAAGGGATCGCAGGGGCAACCATTCGCGGTGATGGCGGCGTGACATTGATCGTTGATGTCGCGGCATTGATGCAAATGGCAAAATCGGTTAAATCGACCGTCGGTCAAGAGAGTGCAGAATCCAAAGGGCGTTTAGGGGTGAAAAATAAAGCGAGCGATTATACGGTGATGATCGTTGATGACTCAAAAACCGATCGTACCATTATGCGTAAAGCATTAGAGCCGATGGGAATCACCCTTGTCGAAGCGATTGATGGAGTTGAAGCACTCAATGTCTTGAAGCAGGGCGAGTATATGTTCGATGCAATGCTTGTAGACATTGAGATGCCGCGAATGGATGGCTATACTTTGGCCGCTGAGATCAAAAAATACAATAAGTATAAAAATCTCCCATTGATCGCGGTGACATCCCGTACCGGAAAAGCGGATCGTATGCGCGGTGTCGAATCAGGAATGATCGAGTACATCACGAAACCGTATTCACCGGAATATCTGATGAATGTCGTCAAACGAAACATCAAATTTAACGAGGGGCTATAA